The following are encoded in a window of Astyanax mexicanus isolate ESR-SI-001 chromosome 6, AstMex3_surface, whole genome shotgun sequence genomic DNA:
- the zgc:174888 gene encoding uncharacterized protein zgc:174888, with the protein MTPTVLLLLSMVYTVRGSGCNDLAKSTVNNLQTEIREKQTEFLTVFPRNYFVPRFNDSTQCQDQTASCCLFSEVVLLSHSWAQLLRHLHRTHLMYKFITNLKIELDDISKEGFQDPPDPSDFPSVLSSPETLLNFTSSLLSKWLELNCPSGEKACIFPDPFTSEEDEEEEEEVTVEIPVEIEGGGVGIGDGEAGPKVEGNVGSECGEKEGLRERRWITSIPTNGDSGLSTSPGLVLCALYFLCGW; encoded by the exons ATGACACCCACAG TCTTACTGCTGCTGTCAATGGTTTACACTGTTCGAGGGAGCGGCTGCAATGATTTGGCCAAATCAACTGTCAACAATCTTCAGACCGAAATCCGTGAAAAGCAGACTGAATTT TTGACGGTGTTTCCCAGAAACTACTTTGTGCCTCGATTCAACGACAGCACGCAGTGTCAGGACCAGACTGCCTCG tgttgtctGTTCAGCGAGGTTGTGCTGCTGTCACATTCCTGGGCACAACTCTTGAGGCACCTTCACAGAACTCATTTAATGTACAAGTTCATCACCAACCTAAAGATTGAACTGGATGACATTTCAAAAGAG GGTTTCCAGGACCCTCCGGATCCCTCCGATTTCCCATCTGTTCTCTCCTCCCCTGAAACCCTGCTCAACTTCACTTCTTCACTCCTCTCCAAATGGCTGGAATTGAACTGCCCTTCTGGAGAAAAGGCTTGCATCTTCCCGGACCCCTTCACTTCTGAGgaagacgaggaggaggaggaggaggtgactGTGGAAATTCCTGTGGAGATTGAGGGGGGGGGAGTGGGGATTGGGGATGGAGAGGCAGGACCGAAGGTAGAAGGGAATGTTGGAAGTGAATGTGGTGAGAAAGAAGGATTGAGAGAAAGAAGATGGATCACCTCCATCCCGACTAACGGGGACTCGGGGCTGTCGACCTCTCCAGGCCTCGTCCTGTGTGCTCTCTATTTCCTCTGTGGATGGTAG